The Carassius gibelio isolate Cgi1373 ecotype wild population from Czech Republic chromosome A19, carGib1.2-hapl.c, whole genome shotgun sequence genome segment TACCTCCTTGGTGAGAAATTATGTTTGTAGGCCAGAGTCCATGCCATAAGAGCTTATGAAATTTTGCTaacttcaccttttttttttaattcaataattgCATTTCAACAAAAGGTTGAGGTCAGCCAATTGCTTGAACAGATAGTTGGGAAAGGAGTTCCAAATAcggtctttatttttttaaatactgaataAGCCAATTTATTGTAAGTACATTGTTAAACTCAACACCTCTAGACCACCATGATCTTTGGAGTTGCATAAAACTTATTTTCTCAGTTAATGAGGCTTGTTAGGGATTTTAtcctattttaaaataatcatcaatAAGTTTGGCTTATCTTTAGTTTTGTTTCTCAACCACACAGGCAAAGTTATTAGTTTACGTTATCATGTGTGATGTATAAATttatcaacaataaaaaaaaaaaacagtaatcacatttaaatgttctaagtattttaattagcaaataaatgtatacaggATGTGGGGGGAAATCAAGAAACATCTTTGGTACCTTCTTATGTAATGGGAATGTCAAATTTGAATAaccagcaaataaaataaaataccatttGACAAACATTTTGAAACGTAAAAATCTAAACCTGTGCAGAAACCTTGACTGACAGGAATGAAATATGGAAGGATTTACGAGGTCAGCTGATGACTTGATGcactacatgaaaaaaaaaaaaaaaaacactaccaaTATTAAAGGGGCACAACAATGTGTCAAAGTGATATaatggagggaaaaaaaaaattctagagtGCTTAAATTTACTGACATCACAAAACTAAGTCACTTTGTGTGGAACGTACATTCATTTCACAGCATGTCAGTGCTTTGCTCACATGCTCAACACTGAGATGACATGAACAGAGCTAGAATTGCATAGTGTACTTGAATCTTCCCATTTAATCTGATGTTTAATGTaaccgtttatttatttttacattttgaataacaCATTTAGTAAGACAAACAATCATGTGATCAGTATCggaaagtgaagaagaaaaaaacaaacaaaaaaaaacctgtccGACTGAACTCACACACAGAATGAGAATTGCTCACGACATCATTTAAGTGCACAATCCTAATTAGAAGTTGATGGAACTGGGTTAAAGGAATGCATCTATAATGGTGGCTATATAAACTTCAAGAAGCTAGTGGTGCTCTAAGATGGTGAAAACTAAAAGATACATGTGACAAATTCAAATGCTGTGCAAAAGCATAAAAGTAAATCTAAGTTCTGATCACATGAAccttaaatgcaaaaacaattttAGTCTTAACTGTATGCCTACAATTCTAAACTCTGAGTAGTGAAGATGAATAACAAATCATACATTCTTTGTTTGGTGCAAACTATGATTTGTGGGGTTTAAAACGAAGAGAGAGGGTGGCTGGAGAGTGTACAAGCAGAGTTTACCTGATGCAACAACTTAAGGcgagaaattaaataaaaaccccCACAGAAATCGCATCACCTAACTGCTGTTTCACGGCAAAGAATGTTTCACAGATTTCAGCAGTCCACCTGTTAGGATTCTTCAGCCAAACTGAAAAGAGACAAGCATTTAGTGATCAAACACTGAGGATTCCAACACAGCAGCAACATCAATGCCCCTCAAAATGCAAATATGGGATTTTTTTAGGGGAATAGGGTTGGATAAAGCAAgccaaattaaaacaaaagaatataAACGCAGCATAGGAATCATGTTGAAGGCACAATCTTCCCTGACACAATGAAACCCCCCAGGAGCAGCCAAGTCAGTGGTCCCGTTGTGGACACAGATGCAGAAAACAACAGAGGCTGACAGCCGACGGAGGCTCGGGTAGAGGTGGGAAGGATTGTGTGTGTCCTGGCCGCCCAGAAACAACAAGACTCAATCCTGGGCCGAGCAAACCTCTCTGTGAGTCTCGGCCTCTAGTTCTGCAGTGCAGTGGCAGGCCGGGCTACAAGCGCTCTGTGGAGTCTCTGGGCTGTTCTGATGGACAGGGCTGCCCTCCTCCGAGTCTGTGGCTTCTGGTGGGGACCCCGTCTCCGGTTCTGGCTTACTCTCAATGCCTGTGGAGACATCCTGAACCTTCTTACTCAGCTCGTTGCGTTCTATCTGTAACGCACGACAGAGCTTCTCCAGTCTCTGCACTTTCACTTGCACGCTTTCGTACTCCTTGTCTCGTACTGTTTTCTACAGTGGACACAGAGAGAAATGATATAAAGCTAAGATTTTCAGCAAAGCTTTAACTGACAAATACGTCTGAGTTCAGAGATCGGAGTACAACAATCACCTCCTCTGCCATTTCCAGCAGGGTTTTGTTACTACTTTCCCATCGTGATCTGTACATGGTCGTTTCCTTCTCCAGCTTCTTAATCTTCTTTGTCATCTGCGGCACAATACAAATACAGATTAAATCCCCTTCACATACAGACTTTAAAGATTTAggtttcatgttgttaaatatgtAACAATGCCCAAGACGACCTATCTAACGGTTTCTTTGTGGGGGCATGAAGTACACAGCCTCTAATAATTATCAACAAGTCATTTACCTTTTCCATCTCTTGTTTGAATGTTGTGAACACCTCGTTGCTTTTGGAAAGCGTGCTTTGAAACTCTTCAAACTTCTCTGTGTACAGTGAGAGctgtaaacaacaaaaaaaaagacattttagccTCAGATTTACTTGagacaaacacatttttacaattaCCGCTTGACTGTGTAAAGAATCACGCTAGGGAGTTCTGGGCAGTTGCTAGATCCCACATTTAATGTACATTCTGACCCTCAATAGACAGCAACGTAACTGTTCAAGGCCCAGAATGGTAGAaaggacatcgttaaaacagTACATGTGACATCAGCGGTTCAACCTTATTTTTATGAATCTACAAAAATACTTTGAGCACAAAGAAAACCACCATTCTGACACAGAACATGTATGCGCTGCGCCAACGTGCAGCAGaaactgacatggaagagaagaatttgttgaataaagtcgttatttttgttttctttgtgcacaaaaagtattatcgtagattcataaaattaaggttgacccgtgatgtcacatggactgttttaacaatgtcctcTCTAACTGTCTTGGCCTTGAATTTGGTAGATCCCTTGCGGTCTacaagggtcagaaagctctcggatttcaccaaatatatcttaatttgtgttctgaagatgaacgaaaatCTTACGGGTCTGGAAcgatacatacattttcatttttgggtgaaattaacctttaatgtttttggaaagaagtctattttgctcaccaaggttgcattaatttgatgaaaaagacagtaatattgttacaaaataaaaaaggaatttctcccattttaatatattttaaaattgagcttatgcctgtgatgcaaagctgaattttctgcataatttctccagtcttcattgtctaATATGTTGTGatctatgttcttcacctgctgtTTCAGATGGACTTCCTGCTGTTTCATGAGCTCATACATCCTCTGGGACTCCGCTGCCTCTTTCAGGAGCTGAAGGAGGAAGAAATGACAAACCACACATACATCTTAATTAGTGACTGGCAGCTCTTACCTAGAGGATGTAACCACACTGGCAGATATATAGTGCAAGTCTCACAGTACAGTTATGGTACATTCATCTCCTCAATTAGCATATTTGTTTGTTTCGGTAACTTCAGCTGACTGCATGTGTGCTGTAAAGTGTGTAAGGATGTAGAAACTCACAAAGTCTTTCTCCTTCTGATGCCGTTCCTCCGAGGCCTTGAGCAGTGCTTGTGCCTGATGAAGCTTTGCATCTACCAGCTGTTGCTGCAGATCTTTCTGCTTGAACACCTTGTCAATATGCTAAGAGAGAAAACAACTCTCTTAGGTACAGTGGCTTCAAAACAACACTTttcatacttaaaaatatatggaTATCATTGCATTCTACAGTATGCAATATAAAACCAAGTGTCACCTGAAAACTAATTTTGCTTGTTTTTGCTGGTGTACTGTACACAGTGATGTTGACTAGTCACATTAACATATATTTGAAAAGAATCCACATAACTTGTCTTCATTTTGAACAGCACTGTAAAttctctattaaaaaaaaaaaaaaaaaaatatatatatatatatatataaaatttaaagcCTAACAAATAGTAACATAGATGGTACTGATTTACAGACAACTTCCATTATaacttattaaaatgttcttttcccTTCCAGAAGTTTTCTTTTCATCCTTTATTGCCACATATCTCACCTCCTCTCTGAGCTCATACTGCTCAATAAGCTTCTTCAGTTTGTCAGCCAGCTCCATGTTCTCCTGCCTTAGGTTTGCATTACGCTTGttgtgctgctccatctgagcTTGGATGTCATTCAGTGTCACCTGGAAATGTGAGGTCACTTCCTTCCTTTTCTCCTCCTCCAATCGGGCAC includes the following:
- the LOC127935507 gene encoding alpha-taxilin, encoding MQKMEMEDPVADSSADDTEESTAASEMTNSPKETVAQPDGTLTNKSQTEEGLEEVEAGALSESVSRDMAEELSRQLEDILSTYCHEEGDVGGKNMLVANGQPDGVEVNGLSEKEDGKQEETKLNGSGLMEKDQKKQQEKKKVKGLGKEITLLMQTFNTLSTPEEKLGGLCKKYAELLEENRNAQKQMRSLQKKQTQLIQEKDNLRNEHSKAILARSKLESLCRELQRHNRTLKEDGVQRARLEEEKRKEVTSHFQVTLNDIQAQMEQHNKRNANLRQENMELADKLKKLIEQYELREEHIDKVFKQKDLQQQLVDAKLHQAQALLKASEERHQKEKDFLLKEAAESQRMYELMKQQEVHLKQQLSLYTEKFEEFQSTLSKSNEVFTTFKQEMEKMTKKIKKLEKETTMYRSRWESSNKTLLEMAEEKTVRDKEYESVQVKVQRLEKLCRALQIERNELSKKVQDVSTGIESKPEPETGSPPEATDSEEGSPVHQNSPETPQSACSPACHCTAELEAETHREVCSAQD